In Lentilitoribacter sp. Alg239-R112, the following proteins share a genomic window:
- a CDS encoding PleD family two-component system response regulator: MTARVLVVDDIPANVKLLETHLLAEYFDVLTAENGLSALEICDKTQVDLILLDIMMPGIDGFEVCRRLKANPKTTHIPVVMVTALDQPEDRVEGLKCGADDFLTKPVNNMQLMARVKSLLRLKMLTDELRVRAGNNSVIDDVDEKPLNKSGIDEKGMTLLVDGRVNSQDRITRAISGIADVDIISDAETALFHAGENPYELIIINDNLPGVDPLRICSQLRSREITRFVPILVILQTGDEPKVVRALDIGVNDYILQPLDPNELYARSLTQIKRSRFSEKLRESLNKSVELAVVDPLTGLNNRHFLDAYMGKLIARAKRRNTPISMLITDIDKFKNVNDTHGHDAGDEILREFARRLRASVRGADLACRFGGEEFVVLMPDTTAEMAAQIAERLRAAIETSAFNLPGDTGQLELTTSVGVTNYDPEQDSSETLIKRADDALYKAKSDGRNRVVLQTVA, translated from the coding sequence ATGACCGCACGTGTTTTAGTTGTTGATGATATTCCGGCGAATGTGAAATTGCTAGAGACACATCTGTTGGCCGAATATTTTGATGTATTGACCGCTGAAAATGGCCTTTCTGCATTGGAAATTTGCGACAAAACGCAAGTCGACTTGATATTGCTCGATATAATGATGCCCGGCATTGATGGTTTTGAAGTGTGTCGCAGGTTGAAGGCAAATCCGAAGACCACACATATCCCAGTAGTGATGGTCACCGCGCTCGATCAACCGGAAGATCGTGTTGAGGGTTTAAAATGCGGCGCAGATGACTTTTTGACTAAGCCAGTTAATAATATGCAGCTAATGGCGCGTGTGAAAAGTTTACTGCGTTTGAAAATGCTTACGGATGAGCTTCGCGTTCGCGCCGGAAATAATTCGGTGATAGATGATGTTGATGAAAAACCTTTGAATAAAAGCGGGATTGACGAGAAAGGCATGACGTTACTTGTCGATGGTCGCGTCAATTCTCAGGACCGAATAACACGTGCTATATCTGGTATCGCAGATGTTGATATTATTTCGGATGCTGAAACAGCGCTTTTTCATGCTGGTGAAAATCCATATGAGCTTATTATAATCAATGACAACTTGCCGGGTGTTGATCCCTTGCGAATATGTTCGCAATTGCGGTCACGGGAAATTACGAGATTTGTACCTATTCTTGTCATCTTGCAGACTGGCGACGAACCAAAAGTAGTTCGTGCTCTTGATATCGGGGTAAATGATTACATTCTACAACCGCTAGACCCAAATGAGTTATATGCCCGTTCACTAACGCAGATTAAGAGATCTCGATTTAGCGAGAAACTGCGTGAGAGCCTGAATAAATCTGTCGAACTTGCTGTAGTTGATCCGTTGACCGGTTTAAATAATAGACATTTTCTTGATGCTTATATGGGTAAGTTAATAGCCAGAGCTAAACGGCGAAACACACCTATTTCGATGCTTATTACCGATATTGATAAGTTTAAGAATGTGAATGATACTCATGGTCATGATGCCGGTGATGAAATTTTGCGAGAGTTCGCTCGCAGGCTCCGTGCTTCAGTGCGTGGTGCTGACCTTGCATGCCGCTTTGGTGGTGAGGAATTCGTGGTCCTTATGCCAGATACGACTGCGGAGATGGCTGCACAGATTGCTGAGCGTCTTCGTGCAGCAATTGAAACATCGGCATTCAATTTGCCGGGTGATACAGGGCAGCTAGAACTCACTACGTCGGTAGGTGTTACGAACTACGATCCAGAGCAGGATTCAAGCGAAACGCTTATTAAGCGTGCTGATGATGCGCTCTATAAAGCAAAATCTGATGGGCGAAACAGAGTTGTTTTACAAACTGTCGCCTAA
- a CDS encoding DUF3572 domain-containing protein yields MEKAESIAIDVLSWIATDPELFNRFVGLSGLDPSQIREAAQEQGFLAGVLGFIMNHEPTLLSYCSAQNERPEDVARAFQSLGGQVNNGW; encoded by the coding sequence TTGGAAAAAGCAGAGAGTATCGCAATCGATGTGCTAAGCTGGATCGCAACCGATCCCGAGCTATTTAACCGATTTGTTGGTCTATCCGGTTTAGATCCTTCTCAAATAAGGGAAGCAGCACAGGAACAAGGCTTTCTTGCAGGTGTCCTCGGTTTTATTATGAACCACGAGCCAACGCTATTGAGCTATTGCTCAGCCCAGAATGAAAGACCAGAAGATGTAGCTCGAGCATTCCAATCACTTGGCGGACAAGTTAACAATGGTTGGTAG
- the rpmG gene encoding 50S ribosomal protein L33, translating into MAKATTIKIKLQSTADTGFYYVAKKNSRTMTEKMVKTKYDPVVRKHVEFKEAKIK; encoded by the coding sequence ATGGCCAAGGCAACAACAATTAAAATTAAATTGCAGTCAACTGCTGACACTGGTTTCTACTATGTAGCCAAGAAGAACAGCCGTACAATGACTGAAAAAATGGTTAAAACTAAATACGATCCAGTCGTGCGTAAACACGTTGAATTTAAAGAAGCTAAGATTAAGTAA
- a CDS encoding DNA polymerase IV: MLLSGFCRDCFTKASPERKRCRSCGSPRILRHKELSQLSIAHIDCDAFYASVEKRDNPELADKPVIIGGGKRGVVSTACYVARIHGVRSAMPMFKALDACPDAVVIPPDMKKYAKVGKQVRHLMQELTPLVQPISIDEAFLDLSGTERLHGMPPAETLARFSRKIEDEVGISVSVGLSYCKYLAKVASDQDKPRGFFVVGKEEAIDFLANLPVTKIWGVGKAFAKTLAKDNITMIGQLQTMEKADLLRSYGIMGSRLYNLARGIDDRSVRPNSGAKSVSSETTFFNDVSDLDKLAPILRSLSEKVAARLKKSEIAGHTVVLKLKTNDFKSRTRNRRLSDPTMLADKIFRNGLELLKTETDGTKFRLLGIGINDLCDPEQADPTDLVDIQAAKRAEAEGAIDKMRAKFGVDIVQTGYTFKSKPKFDGK, translated from the coding sequence ATGCTGCTCTCAGGATTCTGCCGTGATTGCTTTACAAAAGCCTCACCTGAACGGAAGCGCTGCAGATCTTGTGGCAGTCCCCGAATTCTTCGGCATAAAGAACTATCTCAGCTAAGCATAGCACATATAGACTGTGACGCTTTTTATGCGTCAGTTGAAAAAAGGGATAATCCAGAACTCGCAGATAAACCTGTTATTATAGGTGGCGGCAAGCGCGGCGTTGTCTCCACAGCTTGTTATGTGGCACGAATTCACGGCGTACGCTCTGCAATGCCGATGTTTAAAGCGTTGGATGCCTGTCCAGATGCAGTTGTTATCCCGCCAGATATGAAGAAGTATGCCAAGGTTGGAAAACAAGTCCGGCATCTAATGCAGGAACTCACACCACTAGTTCAACCAATTTCGATTGATGAAGCTTTTCTTGATCTATCCGGGACTGAACGCTTGCATGGTATGCCGCCAGCAGAAACGCTTGCCAGATTCTCCAGAAAAATAGAAGATGAAGTCGGCATAAGTGTTTCCGTTGGCCTGTCTTATTGCAAATATCTGGCAAAAGTTGCTTCAGACCAGGATAAACCTCGCGGTTTTTTTGTTGTTGGAAAAGAAGAAGCGATTGATTTTTTGGCGAACTTACCAGTGACCAAGATTTGGGGAGTGGGAAAAGCCTTTGCCAAAACACTTGCAAAAGACAATATCACTATGATCGGACAACTCCAAACCATGGAGAAAGCAGATCTCCTACGTTCTTATGGAATTATGGGGTCGCGTCTTTATAATCTAGCGCGGGGTATAGATGATAGAAGTGTTCGCCCCAACTCTGGAGCAAAAAGCGTATCGTCTGAAACAACATTTTTCAATGATGTTTCAGATCTCGATAAACTAGCACCTATCTTACGTTCACTTAGTGAGAAGGTAGCCGCAAGGCTTAAAAAATCTGAAATCGCTGGTCATACAGTGGTTTTAAAGCTTAAAACAAATGATTTCAAATCCAGAACACGCAATCGCCGTTTATCTGATCCCACCATGCTGGCGGATAAAATATTTCGAAATGGTTTGGAATTGCTAAAAACAGAGACAGACGGCACCAAATTCAGATTACTTGGAATTGGCATCAATGACCTTTGCGATCCAGAACAAGCAGACCCTACTGATCTTGTTGATATCCAGGCAGCAAAACGTGCCGAAGCCGAAGGTGCTATCGATAAGATGAGAGCAAAGTTTGGTGTTGATATTGTGCAAACGGGTTATACGTTTAAGAGCAAACCAAAATTTGACGGTAAATAA
- a CDS encoding response regulator, with product MTKKVMIVEDNELNMKLFTDLIEASGYETIQIMNGLEAVELARTHKPDLILMDIQLPEVSGLEVTKWLKDDDELHSIPVIAVTAFAMKGDEERIRQGGCEAYISKPISVPGFLQTIKSFLDNKAAE from the coding sequence ATGACGAAAAAAGTTATGATTGTTGAAGATAATGAGCTGAATATGAAGCTCTTTACTGACCTCATCGAAGCTTCTGGATACGAAACAATTCAGATTATGAATGGACTGGAAGCGGTGGAACTTGCCAGAACTCACAAGCCTGATCTTATCCTAATGGATATTCAATTGCCGGAAGTCTCTGGTCTTGAGGTCACGAAGTGGCTCAAGGATGATGATGAATTACATAGTATTCCTGTTATCGCTGTCACGGCTTTTGCCATGAAAGGCGATGAAGAGCGCATTCGTCAGGGTGGTTGTGAAGCATATATATCGAAACCAATTTCAGTGCCTGGATTTTTGCAGACCATTAAAAGTTTTCTAGATAATAAAGCTGCGGAGTAA
- the dnaE gene encoding DNA polymerase III subunit alpha, whose protein sequence is MSSPNFVNLRVHSAYSLLEGALPIKTLLKAAIDDNQPALAITDTNNLFGALEFSIKATGDGIQPIIGCQLSIDMEDAEEKEPKQGREYLREYPTLVFLAATDQGYSNLVELLSRAYLHGSDDEATHIMFSWLEGRTDGLIVLSGGAFGPINLPLKENKPKVAEERLRRLEALFPDRLYMELQRQRGYDRSLEARIVNLAYDHRLPLVATNEAFFPTQNDFDAHDALMAVAHNTVVADDNRFRLTEDNYLKSRDEMVQLFSDIPEAIANTVEIATRCSAILTERDPILPRFTGNDGGEDAALKAEADELRRQSIEGLKMRLEDYDLPPGYTLEDYQDRLKVELDIIDGMKFPGYFLIVADFIKWAKDNDIPVGPGRGSGAGSLVAYALTITDVDPLRFSLLFERFLNPERVSMPDFDIDFCQDRREEVIKYVQQKYGREQVASIITFGSLQARAALRDVGRTLQMPYGQVDRICKLVPNNPANPTPLHKAIEEEPKFAEAVEEEPIVGRLLDIAQKLEGLYRHASTHAAGVVIGDRPLWQLVPMYRDPRSAMPVTQYNMKWVEKAGLVKFDFLGLKTLTVIKTAVDFVAQNGTQIDINTIPFDDQKSYEMMSRGETVGVFQVESAGMRKALIGMKPDRIEDIIALVALYRPGPMENIPVYNARKHGEEELASIHPKIDYLIEETQGVIVYQEQVMQIAQVLSGYSLGEADLLRRAMGKKIKEEMDKQRVRFVEGAVKNGVSKPQADMIFDLLAKFANYGFNKSHAAAYGIVSYQTAYLKAHYPIEFLAASMTLDMGNTEKLVDFRQDAIRLGIDVVAPSVQTSFRHFQTGDECIYYSLSAIKGVGEAAVDHIVEMRGDEPFKSIEDFCKRVDPKMVNKRVLDSLICAGALDCFGFERAQLIAGLERIMGFGQKIFADRASGQSDIFGLDTGGEGETIQFNAVTPWLPAEKLQREYQVLGFYLSAHPLDTYSEVLDKKRVQKWADFSVAVKAGATAGRLAGTVSGFQQRKTRTGNKMGIVTLSDSTGQFEAVLFSEALALHRELLEAGKSLILTVNAEERPEGIGLRIQSVQSLEMESVRTQKELRIFLRDSAALSAVTAHLNAKGSGQVSFIVIKDQGDREIEIELPERYKISPEIAAAMKSAPGVVDVELV, encoded by the coding sequence ATGAGCTCTCCAAACTTTGTAAATCTTAGAGTTCATTCAGCATATTCTTTGCTTGAGGGCGCGCTTCCTATAAAGACGCTGCTGAAAGCTGCTATAGACGATAATCAGCCAGCGCTTGCCATCACAGATACCAATAATCTGTTTGGAGCGCTTGAATTTTCCATTAAAGCGACTGGAGATGGTATTCAGCCGATCATTGGCTGCCAGCTTAGCATCGATATGGAAGATGCGGAGGAAAAAGAGCCGAAGCAAGGTCGTGAATATCTACGCGAATATCCAACACTTGTTTTTTTGGCTGCAACGGATCAGGGCTATTCAAATCTTGTTGAACTTCTTAGCCGGGCTTATCTGCATGGTTCTGATGATGAAGCCACACATATTATGTTTTCATGGTTGGAGGGTCGTACAGATGGTCTGATTGTTTTATCGGGTGGTGCCTTTGGCCCGATCAATCTACCACTGAAAGAAAACAAGCCCAAAGTTGCTGAAGAACGGTTGCGCCGTTTAGAAGCTTTGTTTCCCGATCGATTATATATGGAATTGCAGCGTCAGCGCGGCTACGACAGGTCTCTCGAAGCTCGCATTGTAAACCTTGCTTATGATCACCGCCTACCACTTGTTGCCACGAATGAAGCTTTTTTCCCTACTCAAAATGATTTTGATGCCCACGATGCTCTGATGGCAGTCGCGCATAATACTGTTGTTGCGGATGATAATCGTTTTAGGCTCACCGAGGATAATTATCTTAAATCTCGGGATGAGATGGTTCAGTTATTTTCTGATATTCCTGAAGCTATCGCAAATACGGTTGAAATTGCAACTCGATGTTCCGCGATACTTACTGAACGTGATCCGATCCTGCCTCGCTTTACAGGCAATGATGGTGGTGAAGATGCCGCGTTAAAGGCAGAGGCAGATGAGCTTCGTCGGCAGTCTATTGAGGGCCTGAAGATGCGCCTTGAGGATTATGATTTGCCTCCTGGTTATACGCTTGAAGATTATCAGGATCGGTTGAAGGTTGAGTTAGATATTATCGACGGGATGAAATTTCCCGGCTATTTCCTGATCGTTGCTGATTTTATTAAATGGGCAAAAGATAATGATATTCCCGTTGGGCCAGGGCGCGGTTCTGGTGCTGGCTCGCTTGTTGCCTATGCTTTGACGATTACAGACGTTGATCCCTTGCGCTTTTCACTTCTGTTTGAGCGGTTTTTGAACCCTGAGCGCGTGTCTATGCCCGATTTTGATATCGATTTTTGTCAAGATCGACGCGAAGAAGTGATTAAGTATGTTCAGCAGAAATATGGCCGTGAACAAGTTGCCAGTATCATTACCTTTGGTAGCTTACAGGCGAGGGCGGCTTTGCGCGATGTAGGCCGTACCCTACAGATGCCATATGGCCAGGTTGATCGTATTTGCAAATTGGTTCCCAACAATCCAGCTAACCCGACACCTTTGCATAAAGCTATTGAAGAAGAGCCAAAATTTGCAGAAGCCGTTGAAGAAGAGCCTATCGTTGGTCGCCTATTGGATATTGCTCAGAAGCTAGAAGGGCTTTACCGTCACGCATCAACACATGCTGCAGGCGTGGTGATTGGTGATCGACCATTATGGCAATTGGTACCGATGTATCGTGATCCGCGTTCTGCAATGCCGGTAACCCAGTATAACATGAAATGGGTTGAAAAAGCCGGCCTTGTTAAGTTTGATTTTTTGGGTTTGAAAACGCTTACCGTTATCAAGACTGCGGTTGACTTTGTCGCGCAGAACGGAACGCAGATTGATATCAACACAATACCATTTGATGATCAGAAATCTTACGAGATGATGTCTCGCGGTGAGACCGTGGGTGTGTTTCAGGTTGAATCGGCAGGTATGCGTAAAGCGCTTATTGGGATGAAGCCTGACCGTATCGAGGATATTATTGCGCTTGTGGCGCTTTATCGTCCAGGTCCCATGGAAAATATTCCGGTTTATAATGCGCGTAAGCATGGTGAAGAAGAGCTTGCATCCATTCATCCTAAAATTGACTATCTAATCGAAGAAACCCAAGGCGTGATTGTTTATCAGGAACAGGTGATGCAGATCGCACAGGTTCTTTCTGGCTATTCGCTTGGCGAAGCTGATCTTTTGCGCCGTGCTATGGGTAAGAAGATTAAAGAGGAGATGGACAAGCAGCGCGTACGTTTTGTTGAAGGTGCTGTTAAGAATGGTGTGTCGAAACCACAAGCGGATATGATTTTCGACTTGTTGGCTAAATTTGCCAACTACGGTTTTAACAAATCACATGCCGCCGCTTATGGAATTGTTTCATACCAGACAGCCTACCTTAAAGCTCATTATCCAATCGAGTTTTTAGCTGCCTCGATGACACTTGATATGGGTAATACGGAAAAGCTCGTTGATTTCCGGCAAGATGCTATCCGCCTTGGTATCGATGTTGTTGCTCCATCCGTACAGACATCATTCCGGCATTTTCAGACCGGCGATGAATGTATTTACTATTCACTCTCTGCAATCAAAGGCGTTGGAGAAGCCGCCGTCGATCATATTGTTGAGATGCGTGGCGACGAGCCTTTCAAGTCAATTGAAGATTTTTGCAAACGCGTAGATCCGAAAATGGTCAATAAACGGGTGCTTGATAGCCTCATCTGCGCGGGTGCGTTGGATTGTTTTGGTTTTGAGCGGGCGCAACTTATTGCCGGTCTTGAACGGATTATGGGGTTCGGGCAGAAAATTTTTGCTGACAGAGCATCGGGGCAAAGTGATATTTTTGGTTTGGATACAGGCGGAGAGGGCGAAACTATCCAGTTTAACGCTGTTACACCCTGGCTTCCGGCTGAAAAGCTACAAAGAGAATATCAGGTTCTTGGGTTCTATCTTTCCGCCCACCCACTTGATACCTATTCGGAGGTGTTGGATAAAAAACGTGTTCAGAAATGGGCTGACTTCTCTGTTGCGGTGAAAGCGGGTGCGACGGCGGGTCGATTGGCTGGAACTGTATCTGGTTTTCAGCAACGTAAAACACGCACAGGCAACAAAATGGGTATCGTGACATTGTCTGACAGTACAGGGCAGTTTGAAGCTGTTTTGTTTTCCGAAGCTCTTGCTCTTCATCGCGAGCTTCTTGAGGCTGGTAAATCTCTTATATTGACCGTGAATGCAGAAGAACGGCCTGAGGGAATTGGATTGCGTATTCAATCAGTGCAGTCGCTTGAGATGGAATCTGTTCGAACGCAGAAGGAATTGCGGATATTCTTACGTGATAGTGCTGCCTTAAGTGCTGTCACCGCCCATCTTAATGCAAAGGGAAGCGGGCAGGTATCCTTTATCGTGATTAAGGATCAGGGTGATCGTGAAATTGAAATTGAACTTCCAGAGAGATATAAAATCTCACCGGAAATTGCAGCTGCCATGAAATCAGCTCCAGGTGTTGTGGATGTCGAGCTGGTTTAA
- the lon gene encoding endopeptidase La: protein MTEEINPESQALDNKVGDESFPLLPLRDIVVFPHMIVPLFVGREKSITALEEVMGSDKKILLATQKDAGDDDPDPTGIFEIGTIAHVLQLLKLPDGTVKVLVEGKARAEIREFTKTEGHFEVIADELIEPEDDLVEVEALSRSVVSEFENYVKLNKKISPEVVSAAGQIDDFSKLSDTIASHLAIKIGEKQDMLNTISVKERLEKCFGFMEGEISVLQVEKRIRSRVKRQMEKTQREYYLNEQMKAIQKELGENEEGGDELSELETRIAKTKFSKEAREKADAEFKKLRQMSPMSAEATVVRNYLDWLLGLPWGKSSRIKVDLNKAEKILDEDHYGLEKVKERIIEYLAVQTRTAKIKGPILCLVGPPGVGKTSLAKSIAKATGREYVRMALGGVRDESEIRGHRRTYIGSMPGKIVQSMKKAKKNNPLFLLDEIDKMGNDFRGDPSSALLEVLDPEQNSTFMDHYLEVEYDLSKTMFVTTSNTLNIPGPLMDRMEIIRIAGYTEDEKLEIARRHLLPKAIRDHALAEDEFSVSDKALLQIIRSYTREAGVRSLERELSKLARKAVTKILKTKTKVIDITEDNLSEFLGVPVFRHGEAEGEDQVGVVTGLAWTEVGGELLTIEGVMMPGKGKMTVTGNLKDVMKESISAAASYVKSRAVDFGVEPPMFDKNDIHMHVPEGATPKDGPSAGIGMATAIVSIMTGIPVRKDIAMTGEVTLRGRVLPIGGLKEKLLAALRGGIKTVLIPEENAKDLADIPDNVKNEMDIIPVSMMDEVIKNALLRVPEAIEWTPPAEIASGTDSTTGAVAH from the coding sequence ATGACTGAAGAGATCAATCCGGAATCCCAAGCATTGGATAATAAGGTCGGTGACGAAAGTTTCCCGTTATTACCGTTGCGAGATATTGTGGTGTTTCCGCATATGATCGTACCGTTATTTGTGGGGCGTGAGAAATCTATAACTGCGCTTGAAGAGGTTATGGGATCTGATAAGAAGATCCTTCTTGCTACTCAAAAAGATGCTGGTGATGATGACCCAGATCCAACGGGCATATTTGAGATTGGCACAATAGCACACGTCCTACAGTTACTTAAGCTTCCCGATGGGACGGTCAAAGTACTTGTTGAAGGTAAGGCACGTGCCGAAATTAGAGAATTTACGAAGACCGAGGGCCATTTTGAAGTTATTGCCGACGAGCTAATAGAACCCGAAGATGATTTGGTTGAAGTTGAAGCGCTTTCGCGCTCAGTTGTGTCTGAATTTGAAAATTATGTGAAGCTTAACAAGAAAATTTCGCCGGAAGTCGTAAGTGCTGCTGGCCAAATTGATGATTTTTCTAAACTTTCTGATACGATCGCGTCGCATCTTGCTATAAAAATTGGCGAGAAACAGGATATGCTCAATACGATTAGTGTGAAAGAGCGTCTTGAAAAATGCTTTGGCTTTATGGAAGGCGAGATATCAGTTCTTCAAGTTGAGAAGCGTATTCGATCGCGTGTTAAACGCCAGATGGAGAAAACTCAGCGCGAGTATTATCTGAATGAGCAGATGAAGGCTATTCAGAAAGAACTTGGTGAAAATGAAGAAGGTGGTGATGAGCTTTCAGAATTAGAGACGCGCATTGCTAAAACCAAATTCTCTAAAGAAGCGCGCGAAAAAGCCGATGCTGAGTTTAAAAAACTCCGTCAGATGAGCCCAATGTCTGCGGAAGCGACAGTTGTTCGAAACTATCTTGATTGGTTGCTTGGTTTGCCGTGGGGGAAATCGTCACGCATCAAAGTTGATTTGAATAAAGCTGAAAAGATTCTTGATGAAGATCATTATGGTCTTGAAAAAGTCAAAGAACGCATAATCGAATATCTTGCGGTTCAAACCCGGACGGCAAAAATTAAGGGACCAATCCTTTGTTTAGTTGGTCCTCCAGGTGTTGGTAAAACGTCACTTGCAAAATCAATCGCGAAAGCGACAGGACGCGAGTATGTTCGCATGGCACTTGGCGGGGTTCGCGATGAATCTGAAATTCGCGGTCATCGCAGAACATACATAGGTTCAATGCCAGGAAAAATCGTCCAATCGATGAAGAAAGCCAAGAAGAATAACCCACTGTTTTTGTTGGATGAAATTGACAAGATGGGTAATGACTTCCGTGGTGATCCATCATCAGCATTGCTTGAAGTACTTGACCCTGAACAGAATTCTACATTCATGGATCATTATCTTGAAGTTGAATATGATCTGTCCAAAACCATGTTTGTAACGACTTCGAATACATTAAATATTCCCGGTCCTTTGATGGACCGCATGGAAATTATTCGTATCGCTGGTTACACAGAGGACGAGAAGCTAGAAATTGCACGTCGGCACTTGTTGCCAAAAGCAATCCGCGATCATGCGCTGGCAGAGGATGAATTTTCGGTCTCTGACAAGGCGCTGCTTCAGATTATTAGATCCTATACAAGAGAGGCAGGCGTTCGCAGTTTAGAGCGTGAATTGTCCAAACTTGCTCGTAAAGCAGTTACGAAAATTTTGAAAACCAAAACTAAAGTTATTGATATAACCGAGGATAATCTTTCTGAATTTTTGGGGGTTCCTGTCTTTCGTCACGGGGAGGCGGAAGGTGAAGATCAAGTTGGTGTCGTCACCGGTCTTGCGTGGACAGAAGTTGGGGGTGAATTGCTCACAATTGAGGGTGTCATGATGCCTGGTAAAGGTAAGATGACAGTCACTGGAAATTTGAAGGACGTCATGAAAGAGTCGATCTCTGCCGCTGCTTCCTATGTTAAATCACGTGCTGTAGATTTCGGTGTTGAGCCTCCAATGTTCGATAAGAACGATATTCATATGCACGTCCCAGAGGGCGCAACACCAAAGGATGGCCCTTCTGCTGGTATAGGTATGGCTACAGCTATTGTTTCTATTATGACTGGAATACCTGTTCGCAAAGACATTGCAATGACCGGTGAAGTTACATTAAGAGGCCGAGTATTGCCTATTGGCGGATTAAAGGAGAAACTCTTGGCAGCTCTGCGGGGTGGCATCAAAACCGTGTTAATCCCAGAGGAAAATGCAAAAGATTTGGCTGATATTCCTGATAATGTGAAGAACGAAATGGATATTATTCCTGTTTCCATGATGGATGAAGTCATTAAAAATGCACTTCTTCGAGTGCCAGAGGCAATAGAATGGACGCCACCTGCGGAGATCGCTAGTGGTACTGATTCTACTACAGGTGCTGTAGCGCACTGA
- a CDS encoding DUF983 domain-containing protein: MSETEVYQNETVQFERPLSLAMKRGFKSSCPKCGTGRLFDKYVKVTNQCSNCGEDLHHHRADDLPAYLVVMIIGHIVVAGFMFAEMSYQLAVWQHLLIWIPITAISSLLLLQPVKGAVVGLQWALRMHGFGEKPDYDDPK; the protein is encoded by the coding sequence ATGTCTGAAACTGAAGTATATCAAAATGAAACGGTGCAGTTCGAGCGCCCTCTTTCACTCGCAATGAAGCGTGGTTTTAAAAGTAGTTGTCCAAAATGTGGTACAGGCCGTCTTTTTGATAAATATGTAAAAGTCACAAATCAATGCAGTAATTGTGGTGAAGATTTGCATCATCATCGTGCAGATGATTTGCCTGCCTATCTTGTTGTCATGATTATTGGTCATATTGTCGTTGCTGGCTTTATGTTTGCGGAAATGAGTTATCAGCTCGCAGTATGGCAACACCTCCTCATTTGGATTCCAATCACAGCTATTTCATCCCTTCTGCTATTACAGCCCGTAAAGGGTGCTGTTGTTGGCTTGCAATGGGCATTACGTATGCATGGGTTTGGTGAAAAACCAGATTATGATGACCCTAAGTAG
- a CDS encoding NUDIX hydrolase yields the protein MKPKDAATLLLLDRDKERPAVLMGKRSSRHAFMPNVFVFPGGRKDSSDWRVKSDTRLNEAVVSKLMERTHSRFSHATAHSLAIAAARELHEETSLHLSKNGELFDLSHLRYIARAITPLGQNRRYDTRFFTCFCDEVEMDLSTLKDSNELTELQWVDVQSPQNLDFPDITARILNHLRHSLNEDRTLPHTTKTLHISNK from the coding sequence TTGAAACCTAAAGACGCAGCCACTCTCTTGCTTTTAGACCGAGACAAAGAACGTCCTGCGGTTTTGATGGGTAAACGTTCATCTAGACACGCCTTTATGCCAAACGTCTTTGTTTTTCCCGGTGGAAGAAAAGATAGCAGCGATTGGCGGGTTAAATCTGACACACGACTGAATGAAGCAGTAGTGTCCAAGCTTATGGAACGCACCCATAGCCGATTTTCACACGCGACAGCTCATTCCTTAGCGATCGCTGCGGCCAGAGAACTTCATGAGGAAACATCACTCCATCTATCAAAAAACGGCGAATTATTTGACCTGTCACATTTAAGATATATTGCTCGCGCCATTACCCCGCTTGGTCAGAATCGTCGTTATGACACACGGTTTTTTACCTGTTTCTGCGATGAAGTTGAAATGGATCTGTCGACATTAAAAGACAGTAATGAATTAACAGAATTGCAATGGGTCGATGTACAATCTCCACAGAATCTGGATTTTCCGGACATAACAGCACGAATATTAAACCACCTCAGACATTCACTCAATGAAGACCGCACACTCCCCCACACTACGAAAACGCTGCATATATCCAATAAATGA
- a CDS encoding HU family DNA-binding protein — MNKNELVSAVAEKAGLAKTEAAAAVEAVFGTVTSELQAGGDVRLIGFGNFTVGHRAASKGRNPSTGAEVDIPARNVPKFSAGKALKEAVNNK, encoded by the coding sequence ATGAATAAAAATGAACTTGTATCAGCTGTTGCTGAAAAAGCTGGTCTAGCTAAAACAGAAGCTGCAGCAGCAGTTGAAGCTGTTTTCGGAACAGTGACTTCTGAGCTTCAAGCAGGTGGCGACGTGCGCCTAATTGGTTTCGGAAACTTCACAGTAGGTCATCGTGCGGCTTCTAAAGGTCGTAACCCATCTACAGGTGCTGAAGTTGATATCCCTGCGAGAAACGTTCCAAAGTTCTCTGCTGGTAAAGCTTTGAAAGAAGCCGTAAACAATAAATAA